GGGTTGCCTCCCACGGGAGAGCTCCTCCACCACCTTGCCGTAGCCGGGGGGCTGCACGTGTCCCCAGCATCCCCGGAGACCCTCGCTCCCTCCGCTGGGGCCACAGGCTCCCCCCAGTTTGTCCGCTGgcaccccaggtccctcagcacCCCCAGCCTTTGGGCTCGGGGCTGGGTGGCACTGCTGGgttccctggggaccccccccagcatcacAGACCTTGCACCCGTCTGCAAAATGAGCCGGAGGGCTGGGGGGCCGGCAGACCGCCGGGCTGGCTTTGATGGGGGATTTAACGCTGCCGTCCTGTTTCAGAGGCTGGCTGGAGGAATTTCGGGGTGAGGGCGGTTGGCCCCGGCCAAGAGCTCCCTGGCTCCCTTCCCGCGGGCTTTTCTGGCTCTGTGAGTCTCCCCGGGCATCCTGGTGCAGGACAGGGGCGCAAACCTTGATGGGGCTGGGGGCACGGGGTGTTGCCGCAGCAGGCACCCCCCCTTCTTGAGGCATGGCAGCTGCCACAGAAGATTTGCCTCCTTGCTGGGTGCTTTTTCGAGATGTCAGCCTGGTGCTGGGTGCCATGGACCTGCCCCGTGCCGGTGCCACAAGGGTTTTTCCTGGGGTGCTCCCACACGGCGCGTTGGGGACCCCCACGCTGTCCCGTGTGCCTGGGGCCAGGCGGGAAGGGGTGGGCGCCCGGCACATCGCCCCACGGCCAAGGGAGCTGGGTCGAGCGGGCGACCTGGACAGTGGTGGCTGCCTCCCTGAAGTGGAAGCCAGTGGCTCCCGTGTCCTGCAAGGAGAGAGAGCGGAGAAGGGCCCAGGAGCTGCTGCGTCCCCCTCCATCCAGCCGGCTGCTGGGCACCTCCATGAGGGAGGGATAAAATAATTCAGGGATGTGAGAAAAACTATTCTGAAACCAGGCGGTTTGGGGCACGAAGCATCTCTACACCGCTTACCTGCCTGAAGGGACCCCCCGGAGCTGCGCTGGCTCCCGGTGAGGGCTGGCACCCGGTGGGTGACCCGAGCCCTCCGGCGAAGGGGTGGCAGGGGACCGGGGGCCGGGGGTGACACGGGACCCCCAAGCGACTGGAGGCAGGGGACTCTGCGAGCGGCTGACCAGCAgcgtgggctggggctggccgcGGGCGGCTGCCTTCGAGGTCGGGCACAGCCAGATCTCATGCTGCACTTGCTGCTGGGGGCTCCTGGTTTTCCAGGCTTGTTTGTGAGCTGTGGGGAAAACGGGAGCGGGGGGCTCAGCACCCCTGGCCATTGCACCCACCCACGAGCGCAACCCACCCAGCCGTTGCTCAACATCCAGCCTCACGGGGATGTGGGTGCAAAGTGGTGCTCCCTGCAAAGGGGCTTTTGGGGTCTGGCTCCATCCAAAAGTCTGCCGTGACCTCTAGTGGCCACCAAAGCCAAAAAGAGTCCCCAAAACCAGACATTCCCCAGCAAAGCCAACGAGGCATCATGGTAACAAAGCCTCCCACTCCCACAAACGGCCCCAGAAGTAACAAGACCCACGACAGAagccccccacccctcaccccaGGCATGGGGCAGAGCCACGGGGTTTGGGGACACAGGGACTCACAGAGCGAGGTGCAGCGACACGGGTCATGCTTGTCCAGGTAGTGCTCCAGCGTGTCCCAGCCGCCCCCGACCCGCACCATGACGTGCTCCCGCAGGATCTGCACGGGATGCCATGTGCCGTGAGGTCCGGAGAGGTGCATGCGGtgcacccctgggacccccacctcTTTTTAAGCAGCCTGGAGGTGGCATGCAGAACTGGGCTTCGAGAGCCATGGGCTTGCCCTACGTGCCACCAGGTGTCCCAAAGGACAGCTTCATCCCCGGCTCAGCACCACTGAGGCAGGACGGTCTCAGCTTCCACTGCCACCCCGACAGGAACATTTCGTCACCTCAA
The Harpia harpyja isolate bHarHar1 chromosome 12, bHarHar1 primary haplotype, whole genome shotgun sequence genome window above contains:
- the GAS2L2 gene encoding GAS2-like protein 2, encoding MLGPPGTVVRSIRPYRSSEQYLYAMKEDLAEWLKELYDLDIEVGTFVEVLETGAVLCSHANNVTHVAEEFARSCPDAARHLRLPTAGVACNLAAQPGTFQARDNISNFIQWCRKEMDIKDVLMFETEDLVLRKNEKNFVLCLLELARRAARFGMRAPTLVQMEEEIEEELRQELDLPPADTPLPRPPRKPRDLHNLDQMVQHLVSRCTCPVQFPMIKISEGKYRVGDSDTLIFVRILREHVMVRVGGGWDTLEHYLDKHDPCRCTSLSHKQAWKTRSPQQQVQHEIWLCPTSKAAARGQPQPTLLVSRSQSPLPPVAWGSRVTPGPRSPATPSPEGSGHPPGASPHREPAQLRGVPSGRTREPLASTSGRQPPLSRSPARPSSLGRGAMCRAPTPSRLAPGTRDSVGVPNAPCGSTPGKTLVAPARGRSMAPSTRLTSRKSTQQGGKSSVAAAMPQEGGVPAAATPRAPSPIKVCAPVLHQDARGDSQSQKSPREGSQGALGRGQPPSPRNSSSQPLKQDGSVKSPIKASPAVCRPPSPPAHFADGCKVCDAGGGPQGTQQCHPAPSPKAGGAEGPGVPADKLGGACGPSGGSEGLRGCWGHVQPPGYGKVVEELSRGRQPLRPVGLGNWVPKTPPQATPQPTALPAGGEAEGPGGGGQTPRGPRASNVPKPRRCLKKPERVPSIYKLKLRPKARPRRDHRPGKRPSRIPTPLGQRPPAPRGQHHPPGPPRHPQPSGTHSGAKPSLADSGAWLTEDDEEAWV